In one window of Vulpes vulpes isolate BD-2025 chromosome 1, VulVul3, whole genome shotgun sequence DNA:
- the LOC140598978 gene encoding uncharacterized protein, whose amino-acid sequence MLENYGHLLFLGLTVSKPDLVSFLEQKKEPWSVKRKKRVTIHPAISSCDTQSLLSKPSMEASLQRLSVGRLKNNAIENLHFMTDWDNDGESEVHERHHEGHNKTETSAHHKNLPAQNGQGYKTFSVTSLFKSATSTKQCVSENKSSNQMFKLTYLGNDDSLENLGSYLVHAENNYLNPCEKRIGLTIQSNISKNQRFENDDESANQDPFERCFTKESTLQNYQRLFNGDRVAQCRESEKTFNQGSNVSRCVRTQLLGNHDEGSKCGEVFDQNSNLSTQGSVDTGEKPKNECENALNQSFNVDDQQRIQVGKNSFRCNKPGNMFCQAPRLSIHKTVHSGKKSDISKKRGKDFDLNSILPQCHGIRTGEKLYKCEECGETFKVSLSLNRHRRMHTVDKVYKCDECGKAFTQHSSLTQHHIIHTGKKPHKCDECGKAFYTHSGLIQHHRIHTREKLHKCKECGRAFTQPWYLIQHQRIHTGKKPLKCEECDKTFSSHSSLSKHHRIHTGEKPYKCKECGKTFRHGSSLNQHHRVHTGEKPYKCKECGKAFKQHSHLSTHHRIHITGECYKCKECGRAFRQPWSLLQHHRIHTGKKPHKCEECDKTFSTQSNLTQHFRIHTGEKPYKCKECGKAFRSHSSSVQHHRIHTGEKPYKCKECGRAFTQRWNLIQHHRIHTGKKPHKCEECNKTFRSHSSLTQHHRIHTGQKPFKCEECGKAFNHHSSLPRHYRIHTGEKPYQCEECGRAFTQHPHLTSHHRIHTKEKP is encoded by the coding sequence CCATATCTTCTTGTGACACCCAGAGCTTGCTGTCAAAGCCAAGCATGGAAGCTTCTTTGCAAAGATTGTCAGTgggtagattaaaaaataatgccattGAGAATTTACACTTCATGACAGACTGGGATAATGATGGAGAGAGTGAAGTTCATGAAAGGCATCATGAAGGACACAACAAAACTGAGACATCTGCCCATCATAAGAATCTCCCTGCCCAAAATGGTCaaggatataaaacattttcagtaaCCTCCCTTTTTAAGTCAGCTACTTCCACAAAGCAGTGCGTTTCTGAAAACAAAAGCTCAAATCAAATGTTCAAACTTACATATTTAGGGAACGATGACAGTTTGGAAAATCTGGGAAGTTACCTAGTCCatgctgaaaataattatttgaaccCTTGTGAAAAAAGAATTGGATTGACTATTCAGTcgaatatttctaaaaatcagaGATTTGAAAATGACGATGAAAGTGCTAACCAGGATCCATTTGAGAGGTGTTTCACTAAGGAGTCGACCCTACAAAATTACCAGAGACTGTTCAATGGAGACAGAGTTGCTCAATGCAGGGAATCTGAGAAAACATTTAACCAGGGCTCCAATGTTAGTCGATGTGTGAGGACTCAGCTTCTAGGGAACCATGATGAGGGTAGTAAATGTGGGGAAGTCTTTGATCAAAACTCTAACCTTAGTACACAGGGTAGTGTGGATACAGGAGAGAAACCTAAAAATGAATGTGAGAATGCTCTTAACCAGTCCTTCAATGTTGATGATCAACAGAGAATTCAAGTGGGAAAAAACTCATTCAGGTGTAATAAACCTGGGAACATGTTTTGCCAAGCACCAAGGCTAAGTATACATAAGACAGTTCATAGTGGAAAGAAAAGTGACATTTCTAAGAAACGTGGGAAAGATTTTGACTTGAACTCAATACTACCTCAATGTCACGGAATACGTACTGGGGAGAAACTGtacaaatgtgaagaatgtggtGAAACCTTTAAGGTCTCCTTATCCCTAAATAGACATAGGCGAATGCATACTGTAGACAAAGTTTACAAATGTGatgaatgtggcaaggcctttacaCAGCACTCAAGCCTTACTCAACATCACATAATTCATACTGGCAAGAAACCACACAAATGTGatgaatgtggcaaggccttttaCACTCATTCAGGTCTTAttcaacatcacagaattcatactaGAGAGAAACTgcacaaatgtaaagaatgtggcaggGCCTTTACACAGCCCTGGTACCTTATTCAACATCAAAGAATTCATACTGGCAAGAAACCTCTCAAATGTGAGGAATGTGACAAGACCTTTAGTAGTCATTCATCGCTTTCTaaacatcacagaattcacactggagagaaaccttacaaatgtaaagaatgtggcaagacCTTTAGACATGGCTCTTCCCTTAATCAGCATCATAGagttcacacaggagagaaaccttacaaatgtaaagaatgtggcaaagcCTTTAAGCAGCACTCACACCTTTCTACACATCATAGAATTCATATTACAGGAGAAtgttacaaatgtaaagaatgtggcaggGCCTTTAGACAGCCCTGGAGCCTTCttcaacatcacagaattcatactggcAAGAAACCTCACAAATGTGAGGAATGTGACAAGACCTTTAGTACTCAATCAAATCTTACTCAACATTtcagaattcacactggagagaaaccttacaaatgtaaagaatgtggcaaggcctttcgCTCTCATTCAAGTTCTGttcaacatcacagaattcatactggagagaaaccttacaaatgtaaagaatgtggcaggGCCTTCACACAGCGCTGGAACCTTAttcaacatcacagaattcatactggcAAAAAACCTCACAAATGTGAAGAATGTAACAAGACCTTTCGTAGTCATTCATCTCttactcaacatcacagaattcacacTGGACAGAAACCTTTCAAATGTGaggaatgtggcaaggcctttaaccATCACTCAAGTCTTCCTCGACATTatagaattcatactggagagaaaccttaccaGTGTGAAGAATGTGGTCGAGCCTTTACCCAGCACCCACACCTTACTAGTCATCACAGAATTCACACTAAAGAAAAACCttaa